Proteins from one Parvibaculum lavamentivorans DS-1 genomic window:
- a CDS encoding MFS transporter: MTDAAKAEKDAVSAWAPFGHAAFAVLWTATVVSNIGTWMHDVASGWLMTSLSPSPLMVALVQAATTAPIFLFALSAGAMADLVDRRRLLIVIMTALVIVTLGLGVLVLLGLVNAWMLLLFTFLSGAGAAFVAPAWQAIVPQLVPRPDLSSAVALNSVGINISRAIGPALAGLIIASFGIAWPYMLNALSYVIVIGALLWWRPPPQPKSDLPVERFWSAIRSGLRYVRASSPMRATLVRAIAFFLFASAYWALLPIIARRELQGGPELYGLMLASVGIGAVSGALFLPRLKKSMGPDTLVAAGTAGTALVLAVFALVAIPAAAIAVSFIAGASWIMVLSSLNVSAQMVLPDWVRARGLSVFITVFFGSMTLGSMIWGQTASLLGVPFTLLLAAAGSLLGAVLSWPFKLRQGDALDLSPSMHWPAPVVAGDVAHDRGPVMITVEYRIAPATAADFAAAMKDLRAARRRDGAYAWGLFEDVAMPGRYIEYFTEESWLAHLRHHERVAESDRLLQQKVRAFHLGPDDPVVTHYLAPAPGAAVVPPPPRDGELQ; encoded by the coding sequence GTGACGGACGCGGCAAAAGCGGAAAAAGATGCGGTCTCCGCCTGGGCGCCCTTCGGGCACGCCGCCTTTGCCGTTCTCTGGACAGCGACGGTCGTTTCCAACATCGGCACCTGGATGCACGACGTCGCCTCCGGCTGGCTGATGACCTCGCTTTCGCCGTCGCCCTTGATGGTGGCGCTGGTGCAGGCGGCGACCACGGCGCCGATTTTCCTCTTCGCGCTTTCCGCCGGCGCGATGGCCGATCTCGTGGACCGGCGTCGCTTGCTCATCGTGATCATGACCGCGCTCGTCATCGTCACGCTGGGCCTCGGCGTGCTGGTGCTACTTGGCCTCGTCAATGCATGGATGCTGCTGCTTTTCACCTTCCTGTCCGGGGCAGGGGCTGCCTTTGTTGCACCGGCATGGCAGGCGATCGTCCCTCAACTCGTTCCAAGACCCGATCTTTCGTCGGCGGTGGCGCTCAACAGCGTCGGGATCAACATAAGCCGCGCCATAGGTCCGGCGCTTGCTGGCCTCATCATTGCCTCTTTCGGTATCGCATGGCCCTATATGCTCAACGCCCTGAGCTATGTGATCGTCATCGGCGCACTTCTGTGGTGGCGACCGCCGCCGCAGCCGAAAAGCGACCTGCCTGTCGAACGCTTCTGGAGCGCCATCCGCTCGGGTCTGCGCTATGTCCGCGCGAGCAGCCCCATGCGCGCCACGCTGGTTCGCGCTATAGCCTTCTTCCTCTTCGCCAGTGCCTATTGGGCGCTGCTTCCCATTATCGCCCGCCGGGAATTGCAGGGGGGGCCAGAGCTTTACGGTCTCATGCTCGCTTCCGTCGGCATCGGGGCCGTCAGCGGCGCGCTCTTTCTGCCGCGCCTGAAGAAGAGCATGGGGCCGGATACTCTCGTCGCCGCCGGAACCGCGGGAACGGCGCTTGTTCTCGCCGTCTTCGCTCTCGTCGCCATTCCGGCAGCCGCGATCGCCGTCAGCTTCATCGCGGGCGCTTCATGGATCATGGTGCTCTCCAGCCTCAATGTATCGGCGCAGATGGTCCTGCCGGATTGGGTTCGCGCTCGCGGCCTTTCGGTCTTCATCACCGTTTTTTTCGGCTCTATGACTCTGGGAAGCATGATCTGGGGACAGACCGCCTCGCTGCTCGGCGTTCCGTTCACATTGCTTTTGGCCGCCGCCGGTTCGCTGCTGGGCGCGGTTCTCTCCTGGCCCTTCAAGCTGCGGCAGGGCGATGCGCTCGATCTTTCGCCCTCCATGCATTGGCCCGCACCGGTTGTGGCGGGCGATGTAGCGCATGATCGCGGGCCCGTGATGATCACCGTCGAATATCGGATCGCACCGGCAACCGCCGCTGATTTTGCCGCCGCCATGAAGGATCTCCGTGCCGCGCGCCGCCGCGACGGGGCTTATGCCTGGGGTCTTTTCGAAGATGTCGCCATGCCGGGCCGCTATATCGAATATTTCACCGAGGAATCATGGCTCGCCCATCTGCGCCATCATGAGCGTGTGGCGGAGTCCGATCGCCTTCTCCAGCAGAAAGTCCGCGCCTTCCATCTGGGTCCGGACGATCCCGTAGTCACTCATTATCTCGCGCCGGCGCCGGGCGCCGCTGTGGTGCCTCCACCGCCGCGTGACGGAGAGTTGCAATGA
- a CDS encoding DoxX family protein, producing the protein MKNADIHLLIARLCLAAIFIYSGVTKLVGWEGALAEFSGLGLPFPALAVLATIAVQLAGGLAVASGYGARTAALVLAGFTIVATMIGHPFWRFEGEDFHRQLTVALEHLAIVGGFLLLAARGPGALSLGRS; encoded by the coding sequence ATGAAGAACGCCGATATTCACCTCCTGATCGCGCGCCTCTGCCTCGCCGCCATATTCATCTATAGCGGCGTGACGAAACTGGTCGGCTGGGAAGGCGCGCTTGCCGAATTTTCCGGGCTCGGATTGCCGTTTCCCGCCTTGGCGGTGCTCGCGACCATCGCGGTGCAGCTTGCGGGCGGCCTCGCGGTCGCCAGCGGTTATGGCGCGCGTACGGCTGCGCTCGTCCTTGCCGGTTTCACCATTGTGGCCACGATGATCGGTCATCCCTTCTGGCGGTTCGAGGGTGAGGATTTTCATCGCCAGCTCACGGTTGCGCTCGAGCATCTGGCCATTGTCGGCGGCTTTCTTCTTCTCGCGGCGCGGGGGCCAGGCGCCCTGTCCCTCGGCCGTTCTTGA
- a CDS encoding monovalent cation:proton antiporter-2 (CPA2) family protein: protein MAEAGLVHTIGPAVLLMGAAVVAVPLFQRLGLGSVLGYFAAGLLVGPSVLGLITDTQSILHFSELGVVMFLFVIGLELRPRKLWAMRGQIFGLGLVQVAAATTALALAGALVFGLPGPVAFVAGAGFVLSSTAVIMSMLQDRGEIASSEGQKSVSILLFEDLMIVPLLAVVAFLSPLATGDAGWTHIMVALASLLALLAVSYWGLNPFFALLARTRTREVLTAGALLVVLGAALLMEAAGLSMAMGAFLAGVMLSSSSYRHQIESDIEPFRGLLMGLFFLAVGMSLDLSIVAAEPLFLVSVLFAFTLAKGVVVYTVARLFGGSNHQALHRTSMFLQGGEFAFVLYAAAAASGVIDARENSLFTTVVILSMALTPLLIIATDRLLRSEASMDGIDIAEDLKGRIFVIGFGRFGQIASQLLLSRGVSLSVIDRDPDRIRDAARFGFKVFFGDGTRLDTLRHSGAATADAIMICVDDPKAALQIVELAQHEFPQARLLVRSYDRGHAVELIRAGVDYQIRETVESAYLMGAEGLRALGFSELEVEEAAADIRQRDVERLSEQVQGDIMSGRDRIHTQLIPEPLGNMPASRQQ, encoded by the coding sequence ATGGCTGAAGCGGGCCTGGTGCATACGATCGGACCGGCGGTCCTGTTGATGGGAGCGGCCGTTGTTGCCGTACCCCTGTTTCAACGGCTCGGCCTCGGCTCGGTCCTTGGTTATTTCGCGGCGGGCCTCCTCGTCGGGCCGTCGGTGCTGGGGCTCATCACCGATACGCAGTCCATCCTGCATTTTTCGGAGCTCGGGGTCGTCATGTTCCTGTTCGTGATCGGACTGGAATTGCGCCCCCGCAAGCTGTGGGCGATGCGCGGACAGATATTCGGCCTGGGCCTTGTGCAGGTCGCCGCTGCAACGACAGCCCTCGCTCTGGCGGGGGCCCTCGTCTTCGGCCTGCCCGGTCCGGTTGCCTTCGTCGCCGGTGCGGGTTTTGTCCTCTCCTCGACGGCGGTCATCATGTCGATGCTTCAGGACAGGGGCGAGATCGCCAGCAGCGAAGGCCAGAAGTCGGTCTCTATCCTGCTTTTCGAGGATCTGATGATCGTGCCGCTGCTCGCGGTGGTCGCCTTCCTGTCGCCACTCGCGACCGGGGATGCGGGGTGGACACATATCATGGTGGCTCTGGCCTCGCTGCTCGCGCTCCTTGCGGTGTCATACTGGGGCCTGAACCCGTTCTTCGCCCTGCTGGCGCGGACCAGGACGCGAGAGGTGCTCACCGCCGGCGCGCTGCTGGTTGTTCTCGGCGCGGCGCTGCTGATGGAGGCCGCCGGCCTGTCGATGGCAATGGGTGCATTCCTCGCTGGCGTGATGCTTTCGAGTTCAAGCTATCGCCACCAGATCGAGAGCGATATCGAGCCGTTTCGCGGTCTCCTCATGGGGCTGTTCTTCCTCGCTGTCGGTATGTCGCTCGACCTTTCCATCGTCGCGGCTGAGCCGTTGTTCCTGGTGTCCGTGTTGTTTGCGTTCACGCTTGCCAAGGGAGTGGTGGTCTACACGGTCGCGCGCCTGTTCGGCGGTTCAAACCACCAGGCTCTGCACCGGACTTCCATGTTTCTGCAAGGCGGCGAGTTTGCCTTTGTGCTCTATGCCGCTGCGGCGGCAAGCGGTGTGATCGATGCGCGGGAAAATTCTCTGTTCACGACCGTTGTCATCCTCTCCATGGCCTTGACGCCTCTCCTGATAATCGCGACGGACCGGCTGCTGCGCAGCGAAGCGTCGATGGACGGGATCGACATTGCCGAGGATCTGAAAGGGCGGATATTTGTCATCGGCTTCGGCCGCTTCGGCCAGATTGCGTCGCAGCTCCTGCTATCGAGAGGTGTCAGCCTTTCCGTCATCGACAGAGACCCCGACCGGATCCGCGATGCGGCACGATTTGGGTTCAAGGTCTTCTTCGGCGACGGCACACGGCTCGATACGCTGCGCCACTCGGGTGCGGCCACAGCCGACGCGATCATGATTTGTGTAGATGATCCGAAAGCGGCATTGCAGATCGTGGAACTCGCCCAACACGAATTTCCGCAGGCCAGATTGCTGGTGCGAAGCTATGACCGTGGACATGCCGTTGAGCTGATCCGCGCGGGCGTCGATTATCAGATCCGCGAGACCGTTGAATCCGCCTACCTCATGGGAGCGGAAGGACTTCGTGCGCTGGGTTTTTCCGAACTCGAAGTCGAAGAGGCCGCTGCCGACATCCGCCAGCGGGATGTCGAGCGTCTGTCCGAGCAAGTGCAGGGAGACATCATGTCGGGTCGCGATCGGATACATACCCAGCTCATTCCGGAACCGCTCGGCAATATGCCAGCCTCCAGGCAGCAGTAG
- a CDS encoding amidohydrolase gives MSRTPTRRDTVKGMAAAALVTAAGMGRAWGSETSGQQMVDVILKNGRITTLDRKKPEAQAIAVKDGLVMATGRDEEVMRLAGSNTKIVDLGGRRVIPGLNDSHTHLIRGGLNYNMELRWEGVPSVADALRMLKEQADRTPVPQWVRVVGGWSEFQFAERRMPTLDEINAAAPATPVFILHLYGRALLNKAALDVLGITKDTPNPPGGLIEKNARGEPTGMLVAKPSALILYSTLARGPKLPVEDQVNSTRHYMREMNRLGITSVIDAGGGGQNYPEDYDVIRRLHEDGNLTLRIAYNLFAQKAGSELSDYERWLEMTEPGAGDAFLRMNGAGENIVWSAADFENFLEPRPELAPIMESELEPVVELLAANKWPFRIHATYDESISRFLSVFERVNGKIPFQTRFIIDHAETVSEGNMERIAALGGGIATQHRMAFQGEYFVDRFGAEAAKQTPPIAKMLQAGLPVGGGTDATRVASYDPWVALYWLTTGKTLGGLSLYDEDNVLDRETALRIWTQGSAWFSGEAEVKGTLEPGRYADLAVLSADYMSVPPEAIRRINAVLTMVGGRIVYGEGDFASLSPPMPPASPAWSPAALIPSPAMRAESSGTSQFARACHDACASGCGIHGHAHGIAWEAPLPVADKTAFWGALGCSCFAV, from the coding sequence ATGAGCCGCACGCCGACGCGCCGCGACACGGTAAAGGGGATGGCGGCAGCCGCCCTCGTGACGGCGGCCGGTATGGGCCGCGCCTGGGGAAGCGAAACGAGCGGACAGCAAATGGTAGACGTCATCCTGAAAAACGGGCGCATCACGACGCTCGACCGCAAGAAGCCGGAGGCGCAGGCGATTGCCGTAAAAGACGGCCTCGTCATGGCGACCGGGCGTGACGAAGAAGTCATGCGCCTTGCAGGATCGAATACCAAGATTGTCGATCTCGGCGGCAGGCGCGTCATCCCCGGCCTCAACGACAGCCATACGCATCTGATCCGCGGCGGGCTGAACTACAATATGGAACTGCGGTGGGAGGGCGTTCCTTCCGTCGCGGATGCACTTCGCATGCTGAAGGAACAGGCAGACCGAACGCCTGTCCCGCAATGGGTGCGCGTCGTCGGCGGCTGGTCCGAGTTTCAGTTTGCGGAAAGGCGCATGCCGACGCTGGACGAGATCAACGCCGCCGCGCCCGCAACGCCCGTTTTCATCCTGCATCTCTATGGACGCGCTCTGCTGAACAAGGCTGCCCTCGATGTTCTCGGCATCACCAAGGACACGCCAAATCCGCCGGGCGGCCTGATCGAGAAAAATGCGAGAGGCGAGCCGACCGGCATGCTGGTCGCAAAGCCCTCCGCTCTCATTCTCTATTCGACGCTGGCGCGCGGCCCGAAACTGCCGGTGGAGGACCAGGTGAATTCGACGCGCCACTATATGCGCGAGATGAACCGGCTTGGCATCACCAGTGTCATCGACGCAGGCGGTGGCGGGCAGAACTATCCTGAAGATTACGATGTCATCCGCCGTCTGCACGAGGACGGCAACCTCACCTTGCGCATCGCCTATAATCTCTTCGCGCAGAAGGCGGGGAGCGAGCTATCCGACTATGAGCGTTGGCTTGAAATGACAGAGCCGGGCGCTGGCGATGCATTCCTGCGCATGAACGGCGCCGGCGAAAACATCGTCTGGTCGGCCGCCGACTTCGAGAATTTTCTGGAGCCGCGCCCCGAGCTCGCGCCCATCATGGAAAGCGAACTCGAGCCGGTGGTGGAACTGCTGGCCGCGAACAAGTGGCCTTTCCGCATTCACGCAACCTATGACGAGTCGATCTCGCGGTTCCTTTCGGTTTTTGAACGTGTGAACGGCAAAATTCCTTTCCAGACCCGCTTCATCATCGATCACGCGGAGACGGTGAGCGAAGGCAACATGGAGCGTATTGCGGCGCTGGGCGGCGGCATCGCCACCCAGCATCGTATGGCCTTTCAGGGCGAATATTTCGTCGATCGCTTCGGCGCGGAAGCGGCAAAGCAGACGCCCCCAATCGCGAAGATGCTGCAGGCGGGCCTGCCCGTCGGCGGCGGCACGGATGCGACGCGTGTTGCCTCCTACGATCCCTGGGTTGCGCTCTACTGGCTGACCACGGGCAAGACGCTGGGCGGTCTGTCGCTCTATGACGAGGACAATGTGCTCGACCGGGAAACGGCGTTGCGTATCTGGACGCAAGGGTCGGCGTGGTTTTCCGGAGAGGCGGAGGTCAAGGGTACGCTGGAACCGGGACGTTATGCCGACCTGGCCGTTCTCTCGGCCGACTATATGAGCGTGCCGCCTGAAGCCATCCGGCGCATCAACGCCGTCCTCACCATGGTCGGCGGGCGCATCGTTTACGGCGAAGGCGACTTCGCTTCGCTGTCGCCGCCAATGCCGCCCGCGTCTCCGGCATGGAGCCCCGCGGCACTGATCCCAAGCCCCGCCATGCGCGCGGAGAGCTCCGGCACCAGCCAGTTCGCACGGGCCTGTCACGATGCCTGCGCCTCGGGCTGCGGCATTCATGGGCACGCACACGGGATTGCATGGGAAGCGCCATTGCCGGTCGCCGACAAGACGGCTTTCTGGGGTGCGCTTGGCTGCTCCTGTTTTGCTGTCTGA
- a CDS encoding RidA family protein codes for MTKAAGSIEKKPAYHGAPWEEAFGYAQAVQAGRTIYVSGQLSHDETGNFIGAAPVNSNGEILDSSNMELQMRITYENASKILAKLGATLDHVVEETIFVTDMAAAFAISGKVRKAAYATDRPACASTIVAISGLALPGQLVEISFTAVLPE; via the coding sequence ATGACGAAAGCAGCCGGATCTATCGAAAAGAAGCCCGCCTATCACGGCGCACCCTGGGAAGAGGCATTCGGATACGCGCAAGCCGTTCAGGCCGGGCGCACGATCTACGTATCCGGCCAACTCAGTCATGACGAGACCGGCAACTTCATCGGAGCTGCCCCGGTTAATTCCAACGGCGAGATTCTGGATTCCTCGAACATGGAACTTCAGATGCGCATAACCTACGAAAATGCTTCCAAGATTCTCGCGAAACTGGGAGCCACACTCGATCATGTCGTCGAAGAGACGATATTCGTGACAGACATGGCTGCGGCCTTCGCCATTTCCGGGAAGGTGCGCAAGGCGGCCTACGCCACCGACCGGCCAGCATGCGCAAGCACCATCGTGGCGATATCGGGCCTTGCGCTTCCCGGACAACTTGTCGAGATCAGTTTCACAGCGGTCTTGCCCGAGTAG
- a CDS encoding MASE4 domain-containing protein produces MAEIAHEKEQTFLITTARPTRRQVQLAVWMLASLVVALLITMPFARTPLENTEIFLPAYASAILVNELFTAALLVAIYAVQRSAAILVLAAGYLFTGLLVVPWAMSFPGVFNALGFDMGLQSTAMIAVMRRIGFPLCVIAYVLLKDEDAAGKLETGPVQMRIVGMVFGVTAFVGVATWLIVLGDDLLPGFMEDTRNVTPLWSYVPAVSVTLYVTGIVLLWRQRRSVLDLWLMVVLATLCIEIVLLSYVSGGIRLSIGWWAGRICGLISASMVLVVLLSETAMLYGRLARALAQERRIRDARLSEMEALSASIAHEVNQPVASMATNANAGLRWLEREYPEAHETKAALTRIVRDGHRAGDIIRGVRSMFNRDSQVRVPTSINDLIAEVVERHRAEMRQSHVALDLQFKADMPVVTVNRIQIEQAVANLVTNAIDAMRSISERERRLSIVTGLGDEFTVLVSVADRGAGVTPAHAGEIFKPFYTTKPDGMGMGLMFCRSAVESHGGNLWVEQNKPCGAVFRFTLPCSIEVAPQYLRDAG; encoded by the coding sequence ATGGCGGAAATTGCGCATGAAAAGGAACAAACGTTCCTGATAACCACCGCACGGCCGACCCGTCGTCAGGTGCAGCTGGCGGTGTGGATGCTTGCCAGTCTGGTCGTCGCGCTCCTCATCACCATGCCTTTCGCACGCACGCCCCTCGAGAACACCGAAATTTTCCTGCCTGCCTATGCCTCGGCCATTCTCGTCAATGAGCTGTTCACGGCGGCGCTGCTTGTTGCGATTTATGCGGTACAGCGGTCCGCCGCCATTCTCGTTCTCGCGGCAGGTTATCTGTTCACAGGGCTTCTCGTCGTGCCCTGGGCGATGTCCTTTCCCGGCGTTTTCAACGCGCTGGGTTTTGATATGGGGCTGCAGAGCACAGCGATGATCGCCGTCATGAGGCGGATCGGCTTTCCGCTTTGCGTCATTGCCTATGTGTTGCTGAAGGACGAGGACGCAGCAGGAAAGCTGGAAACGGGTCCGGTCCAGATGCGGATCGTCGGGATGGTGTTCGGCGTCACCGCCTTTGTCGGTGTTGCAACCTGGCTCATCGTGCTTGGAGATGACCTGCTGCCGGGCTTCATGGAGGATACGCGCAATGTCACACCACTGTGGAGCTATGTGCCCGCAGTATCGGTGACACTCTATGTGACGGGCATTGTGCTGCTCTGGAGGCAGCGGCGCTCTGTGCTCGATCTGTGGCTGATGGTGGTGCTGGCGACACTCTGTATCGAGATTGTGCTGCTTTCCTATGTGAGCGGCGGCATCCGCCTCAGCATTGGCTGGTGGGCCGGCAGGATTTGCGGGCTCATCTCCGCCAGTATGGTGCTCGTGGTGTTGTTGTCGGAAACCGCGATGCTCTACGGGCGGCTCGCCCGCGCGCTTGCACAGGAACGGCGAATCCGCGATGCGCGGCTGTCGGAAATGGAAGCCCTGTCGGCCTCGATCGCGCATGAGGTAAACCAGCCTGTCGCCAGCATGGCGACCAATGCCAATGCGGGGCTGCGTTGGCTTGAGCGGGAATATCCGGAGGCGCATGAGACAAAGGCAGCACTGACGCGGATCGTTCGGGATGGCCATCGCGCGGGGGACATAATCCGTGGTGTGCGCAGCATGTTCAACAGGGATTCGCAGGTTCGGGTCCCGACTTCCATCAACGACTTGATTGCTGAAGTCGTGGAGCGGCACAGAGCGGAGATGCGGCAGAGCCATGTAGCTCTCGACCTGCAATTCAAGGCGGATATGCCGGTCGTCACCGTCAACCGCATCCAGATAGAGCAGGCTGTCGCAAATCTCGTCACGAACGCCATCGACGCGATGCGGAGCATATCGGAACGGGAACGTCGCTTGAGTATCGTCACCGGCCTCGGAGACGAATTCACCGTGCTGGTTTCAGTGGCAGATCGCGGTGCAGGCGTTACGCCGGCTCATGCAGGGGAGATATTCAAGCCGTTCTACACGACCAAGCCGGATGGAATGGGAATGGGATTGATGTTCTGCCGCTCGGCTGTAGAGAGCCACGGGGGAAATCTCTGGGTTGAACAAAACAAACCGTGCGGCGCGGTATTCAGATTCACACTGCCATGTAGTATAGAGGTGGCTCCGCAATATTTAAGAGACGCAGGATGA
- a CDS encoding response regulator transcription factor, translated as MLASAMVAVVDDDESAREAIVELVRALGYEALGFSSGENFLLSDGRRRTACLITDMRMPNMSGLQLHAELVAAGTWIPTILVSAHEDDATRIQALNAGMLFYLSKPLDPEELLRCLRAAMGERN; from the coding sequence ATGCTCGCGAGTGCAATGGTGGCGGTTGTCGATGACGATGAATCGGCACGTGAGGCGATAGTCGAGCTGGTGAGGGCTTTGGGATACGAAGCTCTCGGCTTTTCAAGCGGAGAGAATTTTCTCCTCTCGGACGGCAGGCGGCGGACCGCCTGTTTGATCACGGATATGAGGATGCCCAATATGTCGGGACTTCAACTCCACGCCGAGCTGGTCGCAGCCGGTACATGGATCCCGACGATCCTCGTCTCCGCCCATGAAGATGACGCCACGCGCATCCAGGCGCTGAACGCAGGCATGCTGTTCTACCTCTCAAAGCCGCTCGACCCGGAGGAATTGCTCCGCTGCCTTCGCGCGGCCATGGGAGAGAGAAATTGA
- a CDS encoding hydrolase produces MSNPKLEVLTPRNSQVIFIDQQPQMAFGVQSIDRQTLKNNVVGLAKAAKIFNIPAVITTVETLSFSGHTYPELLDVFPDHPLLERTSMNSWDDQKVRDALKKNDRKKVVVSGLWTEVCNNTFALSAMLEGGYEIYMVADASGGTTKEAHDYSMQRMIQAGVVPVTWQQVLLEWQRDWAHRDTYDAVMKVVQEHSGAYGMGVDYAYTMVHKAEERVKHGQRLDPVPAGMATAEGG; encoded by the coding sequence ATGTCCAATCCGAAACTTGAGGTCCTGACCCCGCGGAATTCGCAGGTCATTTTCATCGATCAGCAGCCGCAGATGGCATTCGGCGTGCAGTCGATAGACCGGCAGACACTGAAGAACAATGTGGTCGGTCTTGCCAAGGCCGCGAAGATTTTCAACATTCCGGCGGTCATCACGACCGTCGAAACGCTCTCCTTCTCGGGTCACACCTATCCGGAGCTGCTCGACGTTTTCCCCGACCATCCCCTGCTCGAACGCACTTCCATGAATTCCTGGGACGACCAGAAAGTCCGGGACGCCCTGAAAAAGAACGACCGCAAGAAAGTGGTCGTTTCAGGCCTCTGGACGGAAGTCTGCAACAATACTTTCGCACTCTCGGCGATGCTCGAAGGCGGCTACGAAATCTACATGGTCGCCGATGCGTCCGGCGGTACGACCAAGGAGGCGCATGACTATTCCATGCAGCGCATGATCCAGGCGGGTGTGGTGCCGGTGACCTGGCAGCAGGTCCTGCTCGAATGGCAGCGCGACTGGGCGCATCGCGACACCTATGACGCCGTGATGAAGGTCGTGCAGGAACATTCGGGTGCTTACGGCATGGGCGTCGATTATGCCTACACGATGGTCCACAAGGCGGAAGAACGCGTGAAGCATGGCCAGCGCCTCGATCCGGTGCCGGCTGGCATGGCCACCGCTGAAGGAGGGTAG
- a CDS encoding response regulator transcription factor: MSDTEVCVLIIDDDLAMRESLESLFRSLGHEARAFATGRELVESDLPDMPSCLVLDVRLPGASGLELQLELLRLGFDLPIVFITGHGDVPMSVAAMKAGAIEFLTKPFREQELIDAVHRGVEIDRERRAALTSLAELRSRFETLTPREREIIALVVTGQMNKQIAAELNLSEVTVKVHRAQVMRKMQAKTLPDLVRYADRLLTDTSKP, encoded by the coding sequence ATGAGCGACACCGAGGTCTGCGTTCTGATCATCGACGACGACCTGGCGATGAGGGAGTCGCTCGAAAGCCTGTTTCGATCGCTCGGGCATGAGGCACGTGCGTTTGCGACGGGCCGGGAGCTTGTGGAAAGCGACCTGCCGGACATGCCGAGTTGCCTCGTCCTCGACGTAAGACTGCCGGGGGCGAGCGGGCTCGAGTTGCAGCTCGAGCTCCTGCGTCTCGGGTTCGATCTGCCGATTGTGTTCATCACCGGTCATGGCGACGTGCCGATGTCGGTCGCGGCGATGAAGGCTGGTGCCATCGAATTTCTGACCAAGCCTTTTCGCGAGCAGGAGCTTATCGACGCCGTTCACCGGGGCGTCGAGATCGACCGGGAGCGCCGCGCGGCCTTGACATCGCTCGCCGAGCTGCGCAGCCGGTTCGAGACGCTGACCCCTCGCGAGCGCGAGATTATCGCTCTCGTGGTGACCGGGCAGATGAACAAGCAGATTGCCGCCGAGCTCAACCTGAGTGAAGTGACCGTCAAGGTTCATCGCGCCCAGGTGATGCGCAAGATGCAGGCAAAGACGCTTCCCGATCTCGTGCGATATGCAGACCGGCTCCTCACGGATACCTCAAAGCCGTAG